One genomic segment of Vibrio sp. SCSIO 43136 includes these proteins:
- a CDS encoding YggS family pyridoxal phosphate-dependent enzyme: MSTIQHNIEHITAQIRSYEQKFGRASGSAQLLAVSKTKPIEAIEAAIEAGQRAFGENYVQEGVDKVNHFAQQNNNQSLEWHFIGPIQSNKTRPIAENFDWVHSIDRSKIAQRLNDQRPSDLPPLQVMIQVNTSGEESKSGTSDDEVMELAALIDSLPNLTLRGLMSIPANVSDYTSQLKAFNHLARLKDKLAQNYPQVDMLSMGMTGDMEAAIEAGSTMVRIGTAIFGARNYNN; this comes from the coding sequence ATGTCTACTATTCAACACAACATTGAACACATCACAGCGCAAATTCGCTCTTATGAACAAAAGTTTGGTCGAGCATCTGGCTCGGCGCAACTTTTAGCCGTAAGTAAAACCAAGCCTATCGAAGCGATTGAAGCCGCTATTGAAGCTGGCCAACGAGCATTTGGCGAAAACTACGTTCAAGAAGGGGTTGATAAAGTTAATCATTTTGCACAACAGAATAACAATCAATCACTTGAATGGCACTTTATTGGTCCAATTCAGTCCAATAAAACTCGACCAATCGCTGAAAACTTTGACTGGGTCCACTCAATTGACCGCAGCAAAATTGCACAGCGCTTAAACGACCAACGTCCAAGCGATCTTCCCCCACTACAAGTTATGATCCAAGTGAACACCAGTGGTGAAGAGAGCAAATCCGGTACCAGTGATGATGAGGTGATGGAACTGGCAGCGCTCATTGATAGCTTGCCGAATCTAACGCTCCGTGGTCTGATGTCGATTCCTGCTAATGTCAGCGATTACACATCCCAGCTCAAGGCGTTTAATCATCTTGCAAGGCTGAAAGACAAACTCGCACAAAACTACCCTCAAGTAGATATGCTTTCTATGGGAATGACGGGCGATATGGAAGCAGCCATTGAAGCAGGAAGTACCATGGTACGTATTGGTACCGCAATATTTGGTGCACGTAACTACAACAACTAA
- the ruvX gene encoding Holliday junction resolvase RuvX — protein MTSRTIMAFDYGTKSIGSAIGQEITGTASPLKAFKAQDGIPNWDHIEAQLKEWQPDLVVVGLPTDLHGKELETITPRAKKFANRLHGRFGVQVELHDERLSTAEARSELFEMGGYKALSKGNVDCQSAVVILESWFEAQYG, from the coding sequence ATGACCTCAAGAACCATCATGGCTTTCGACTACGGCACCAAAAGCATCGGCAGTGCTATCGGACAAGAGATCACTGGCACCGCATCGCCATTAAAAGCCTTCAAAGCTCAGGATGGCATCCCAAACTGGGATCATATCGAAGCTCAACTGAAAGAGTGGCAGCCAGATTTAGTCGTTGTAGGTTTGCCAACCGATCTACACGGCAAGGAGCTAGAGACTATCACTCCACGAGCGAAGAAATTCGCGAACCGCTTACACGGTCGCTTTGGCGTACAAGTTGAACTGCACGACGAACGCTTATCCACTGCAGAAGCTCGTTCCGAGTTGTTTGAAATGGGTGGCTACAAAGCCCTTAGCAAAGGCAATGTAGACTGCCAATCGGCTGTGGTGATTTTGGAAAGTTGGTTTGAAGCACAATATGGGTAA
- a CDS encoding DNA-3-methyladenine glycosylase 2 family protein, with translation MSDTAHQHLLHATRDIKLLNQVIVHNGVLSIERQAPEQFFPYLARSITGQQLSNSAAMTIWGRVELASEGDLLTFCQLDNRDQLRQCGLSNAKIRTLSGLRDAILNEYFEADFYQSSDRERITKQLTELWGIGEWTADMAAMFFFGLPNIWSEKDIALVRGLEKFARSESISPTMILKLCEPYHTYLALHIWECWDTNLLTSLVRD, from the coding sequence ATGTCAGACACCGCACATCAGCATCTATTACACGCAACTCGCGATATTAAGTTGCTCAATCAAGTGATTGTGCACAATGGAGTGCTCTCCATCGAGCGCCAAGCCCCCGAGCAGTTCTTCCCATACCTTGCTCGTTCAATCACAGGGCAGCAACTGTCTAATAGCGCAGCGATGACGATTTGGGGGCGGGTTGAGCTTGCTTCTGAGGGGGATTTACTCACATTTTGCCAACTGGATAACCGTGACCAGTTACGCCAGTGTGGTTTGTCTAATGCTAAAATTAGGACCCTATCGGGTTTACGAGATGCCATTTTAAATGAGTACTTTGAAGCTGATTTTTACCAAAGCTCTGACCGAGAAAGGATCACCAAGCAACTCACAGAGTTGTGGGGAATTGGAGAGTGGACAGCTGATATGGCGGCGATGTTTTTCTTCGGGTTACCTAATATTTGGTCTGAAAAGGATATTGCTTTAGTGAGAGGGCTTGAGAAGTTTGCTCGTTCCGAGAGTATTTCGCCTACTATGATCTTAAAGCTCTGCGAGCCTTATCATACCTACCTTGCCTTACATATTTGGGAGTGTTGGGATACCAATTTGCTTACCTCTTTAGTGAGAGATTAG
- the gshB gene encoding glutathione synthase encodes MIKIGIVMDPISAINIKKDSSFAMMLEAQRRGWEIHYMEMQDLHLNQGVAFADTKVVTVEQNPEKWYEFHSEQAIKLSELDAVLMRKDPPFDTEYIYATYILERAEVEGCLIVNKPQSLRDCNEKLFTAWFPELTPTTIVTRKAETIKAFREQHGDVILKPLDGMGGASIFRVKAGDPNVSVIIETLTNHGQNYAMAQTFVPDISNGDKRILVVDGEPMPYCLARIPAKGETRGNLAAGGSGEVRPLSETDRQIAEAVAPTLKEKGLIFVGLDVIGDKLTEINVTSPTCIREIEAAHDISITGKLMDAIERRVNA; translated from the coding sequence ATGATCAAAATCGGTATCGTGATGGACCCGATCTCAGCCATCAATATCAAAAAAGATTCAAGCTTTGCAATGATGCTAGAAGCACAACGTCGTGGCTGGGAAATTCACTACATGGAAATGCAAGACCTTCACCTTAATCAAGGTGTGGCGTTTGCCGATACTAAGGTAGTTACTGTCGAGCAGAACCCTGAAAAATGGTATGAGTTCCACTCCGAACAGGCGATAAAGCTCTCTGAACTCGATGCGGTTTTGATGCGCAAAGACCCTCCATTTGATACTGAGTACATCTACGCAACTTACATCCTAGAGCGTGCTGAAGTGGAAGGCTGCTTAATCGTCAACAAGCCACAGAGCCTACGTGACTGTAACGAAAAGCTGTTTACCGCTTGGTTCCCAGAGCTTACCCCAACCACGATTGTGACTCGCAAAGCAGAAACCATTAAAGCGTTTCGTGAGCAACACGGTGACGTGATCCTTAAGCCACTAGATGGCATGGGTGGTGCTTCTATTTTCCGTGTCAAAGCAGGTGACCCTAACGTATCTGTTATCATCGAAACCTTAACCAACCATGGCCAAAACTACGCTATGGCACAAACCTTTGTACCGGATATCAGCAACGGTGATAAGCGTATTTTGGTCGTTGACGGTGAGCCAATGCCTTACTGTCTGGCACGCATTCCAGCCAAAGGAGAAACTCGTGGCAACCTAGCTGCGGGCGGCAGCGGTGAAGTTCGCCCACTGAGCGAGACAGATCGTCAGATAGCTGAAGCGGTAGCGCCTACACTTAAAGAGAAAGGGTTAATTTTTGTTGGGCTTGATGTCATTGGTGACAAGCTGACAGAAATCAATGTTACCAGTCCAACCTGTATCCGAGAGATCGAAGCTGCGCACGACATCTCTATCACAGGCAAACTGATGGATGCCATTGAGCGTCGAGTTAACGCTTAA
- a CDS encoding YggT family protein: protein MNSMTFLVSTLFDLYIMVVILRVWLQMARADFYNPFSQFIVKATQPVVGPLRRVIPSIGSLDMATVLFAYVLCVAKFLALVAISSGGNFAFGMEFLYLGVLSLLKAAGGLLFWVLLLCAILSWVSQGRSPIEYVFHQLTEPMLAPIRRFLPPMGGFDLSVLVLFIVLQFANFLMGDIIGPIWFQL from the coding sequence ATGAACTCAATGACTTTTCTTGTTTCCACCCTGTTTGATCTCTACATCATGGTAGTGATCCTACGTGTGTGGCTACAGATGGCACGTGCGGATTTCTACAATCCATTTTCACAATTTATTGTGAAAGCGACTCAACCCGTTGTGGGTCCACTTCGCCGTGTGATCCCATCTATTGGCAGCCTCGACATGGCCACCGTACTGTTTGCGTACGTACTTTGTGTTGCTAAGTTCCTGGCACTGGTAGCAATTAGCTCAGGCGGAAACTTTGCATTTGGTATGGAGTTTTTATACCTAGGGGTCCTATCGCTATTGAAAGCGGCTGGCGGCTTACTATTCTGGGTATTGCTGCTATGCGCAATCTTAAGCTGGGTTAGCCAAGGCCGTAGTCCAATTGAGTACGTTTTCCACCAGTTAACAGAACCAATGCTAGCGCCAATCCGTCGTTTCCTGCCACCAATGGGCGGCTTTGACCTTAGCGTGCTAGTACTGTTTATCGTGCTTCAATTTGCCAATTTCTTAATGGGCGATATTATCGGCCCAATTTGGTTCCAGCTTTAA
- a CDS encoding type II toxin-antitoxin system RelE/ParE family toxin, with amino-acid sequence MWNIETRARFDDWYWSLTDPDRISIQASLLVLAEKGAQLGRPHADSLHGSKHSNMKELRVQSQGRPIRIFFAFDPERTGIVLCGGDKSGDKRFYRTMIPIADAEYDKHLEELKNG; translated from the coding sequence ATGTGGAACATCGAGACTAGAGCTAGATTTGATGATTGGTACTGGTCACTAACAGACCCTGACCGTATATCAATCCAAGCTTCCTTATTAGTCTTAGCTGAAAAGGGAGCGCAACTGGGTCGTCCTCATGCTGACTCACTGCACGGCTCAAAGCACTCCAATATGAAAGAACTCAGAGTCCAAAGTCAGGGAAGGCCAATAAGAATATTTTTTGCTTTTGACCCTGAGCGAACAGGTATTGTCTTATGCGGCGGAGATAAATCGGGAGACAAGCGTTTCTATAGAACGATGATACCGATTGCTGATGCTGAATATGACAAGCATCTAGAGGAGTTAAAAAATGGCTAA
- a CDS encoding YqgE/AlgH family protein, with protein sequence MNLANHFLVAMPGMQDPLFRQSVVYVCEHNEEGAMGIVINAPIEVSVAGMLKQIDVEPSAPMLNSDNLEQPVLNGGPVSEDRGFVLHRPRDTYESSVQMTPAISMTTSKDILKVLGTEAEPMSYIVALGYSGWDAGQLESELAENSWLTVEADPNVIFDTPIDERWRAAIKMLGIDASQLSTEVGHG encoded by the coding sequence ATGAATCTAGCTAATCACTTCCTAGTTGCGATGCCAGGCATGCAAGATCCCTTGTTTCGCCAATCCGTCGTTTACGTCTGTGAACATAACGAAGAAGGGGCAATGGGTATTGTGATTAATGCCCCAATCGAAGTTTCCGTCGCTGGTATGCTCAAACAAATCGACGTCGAACCGAGTGCCCCAATGCTCAACAGTGACAACCTTGAACAACCTGTGCTCAATGGCGGCCCAGTATCGGAAGATAGAGGCTTTGTTTTACATCGACCTCGAGATACTTATGAGTCGAGCGTTCAGATGACACCTGCGATCAGCATGACAACGTCAAAAGACATCTTGAAAGTCTTAGGGACAGAAGCTGAGCCGATGAGTTACATCGTCGCCTTAGGATATTCCGGATGGGATGCGGGGCAACTTGAGAGCGAGCTGGCTGAAAATTCTTGGCTCACCGTCGAAGCAGACCCAAATGTGATTTTCGACACCCCTATCGATGAAAGGTGGCGGGCGGCAATCAAAATGCTCGGTATTGATGCGAGTCAGCTTTCAACGGAAGTTGGGCATGGGTAA
- a CDS encoding type IV pilus twitching motility protein PilT: MDIAELLDFSVKHNASDLHLSAGVPPMVRVDGDVRKLGVPPLEHGDVHRLVFDIMNDAQRAEFEEKLEVDFSFELPNVGRFRVNAFNQSRGCSAVFRTIPTEVPTLEQISAPDIFTQISNYEKGLVLVTGPTGSGKSTTLAAMVDHVNRNHNKHILTIEDPIEFVHQTNKSLINQREVHRDTHSFNAALRSALREDPDVILVGELRDQETIRLALTAAETGHLVFGTLHTSSAAKTIDRIIDVFPGNEKSMVRSMLSESLRAVISQKLLKRIGGGRVACHEIMIANPAIRNLVREDKVAQMISVIQTGAAVGMQTTEQHVRQLISQGLVDPQEVANKLELDQPSPSGF; this comes from the coding sequence ATGGATATCGCAGAGTTATTGGATTTTAGTGTAAAGCATAATGCCTCAGATCTACATCTTTCTGCAGGTGTACCGCCGATGGTGCGTGTCGATGGTGATGTGCGCAAGTTGGGTGTTCCCCCTTTAGAGCACGGTGATGTCCATCGTTTAGTGTTCGATATTATGAATGATGCTCAGCGAGCAGAGTTTGAAGAAAAGCTAGAAGTCGACTTCTCATTTGAGTTACCTAATGTGGGTCGTTTTCGTGTTAATGCCTTTAATCAATCTCGCGGCTGCTCAGCGGTGTTTCGTACCATTCCTACCGAAGTACCAACATTAGAACAGATCTCAGCCCCTGATATTTTTACCCAGATCTCCAATTATGAAAAAGGTTTAGTTCTGGTCACAGGTCCAACGGGATCGGGTAAGTCAACGACATTAGCTGCCATGGTGGATCACGTTAACCGCAATCACAATAAACACATTTTGACCATTGAAGACCCAATTGAGTTTGTACACCAAACTAACAAATCTTTGATCAACCAACGTGAAGTGCACCGAGACACCCATAGCTTTAACGCGGCACTGCGCTCTGCGCTGCGTGAGGATCCAGATGTCATCTTAGTGGGTGAGCTACGTGACCAAGAGACAATTCGCCTAGCGTTAACTGCGGCAGAAACGGGTCATTTGGTGTTTGGTACTCTGCACACTAGCAGCGCTGCAAAAACTATCGACAGGATCATCGATGTTTTCCCGGGTAATGAGAAGTCGATGGTGCGCTCAATGTTATCTGAATCCTTACGCGCCGTAATTTCGCAAAAGCTGCTCAAACGTATCGGTGGTGGACGAGTTGCTTGCCATGAAATCATGATTGCTAATCCGGCCATTCGAAACTTGGTGCGAGAAGATAAGGTAGCGCAGATGATCTCGGTGATTCAAACAGGCGCAGCAGTCGGCATGCAAACGACCGAGCAGCACGTGCGTCAGCTTATCTCTCAAGGGCTGGTTGACCCACAAGAGGTGGCGAACAAGCTTGAGCTAGACCAACCATCACCAAGTGGATTCTAG
- a CDS encoding helix-turn-helix domain-containing protein: MAKQSKPLSELLAKEKPEVLEQARLKADEMLLDLRLAEIRTLTNQSQVQIAQAMGVTQPTIASLEKKGKDVRLMSLKRYVEAAGCKLRIDIEMPDGSSHELPI; encoded by the coding sequence ATGGCTAAACAAAGCAAACCTCTAAGCGAATTACTCGCCAAAGAGAAACCTGAAGTTCTAGAGCAAGCTCGACTAAAAGCTGATGAAATGCTGTTAGACTTACGCTTGGCGGAAATACGAACACTAACAAACCAATCCCAAGTTCAAATAGCCCAAGCGATGGGTGTCACTCAACCGACCATCGCCAGCCTTGAAAAGAAAGGAAAAGACGTACGCCTCATGTCGTTAAAGCGCTACGTTGAGGCTGCTGGTTGTAAACTTAGAATCGATATTGAAATGCCAGATGGCAGTAGCCACGAGTTACCAATCTAA
- the yggU gene encoding DUF167 family protein YggU, producing MNDAAKWQGEDLLLKLYVQPKASHDQIVGLHGDEVKLAITAPPVDGKANAHLTKYLSKQFKVAKGQIDIEKGELGRHKQVKIHAPSQIPDIIKALL from the coding sequence ATGAACGATGCGGCAAAGTGGCAAGGAGAAGACCTGTTACTTAAACTTTACGTTCAACCCAAAGCAAGCCATGACCAAATCGTCGGCTTGCATGGCGATGAAGTTAAACTAGCGATCACAGCTCCACCCGTTGATGGAAAAGCCAATGCCCATCTCACTAAATATCTGTCTAAACAGTTCAAAGTAGCTAAAGGTCAGATAGACATAGAAAAAGGTGAGCTGGGGCGACATAAGCAAGTGAAAATCCATGCACCGAGCCAAATCCCAGATATAATCAAAGCCCTCCTCTGA
- a CDS encoding XTP/dITP diphosphatase has translation MSKLVLATGNQGKVKEMANLLADFGFEVLAQSDFNVSSVAETGTTFIENAIIKARHAAQETGLAAIADDSGLEVDFLKGAPGIYSARYAGEDASDQENLEKLLEAMKGVPAEQRSARFHCVLVLMRHADDPTPIVCHGKWEGRILEEAQGSNGFGYDPIFYVPEHNCASAELEPATKKQLSHRGKALKQLFTALKEQGLA, from the coding sequence ATGTCTAAATTAGTTCTTGCTACTGGCAATCAAGGTAAAGTGAAAGAAATGGCTAACCTGCTGGCTGACTTCGGTTTCGAAGTACTAGCACAAAGCGATTTTAATGTATCTTCGGTTGCCGAAACTGGCACTACCTTTATCGAAAATGCCATCATCAAAGCTCGCCACGCAGCGCAAGAGACTGGTCTTGCTGCTATTGCGGATGACTCTGGTCTAGAAGTCGACTTTCTTAAAGGGGCGCCGGGCATCTATTCTGCTCGCTATGCAGGTGAAGATGCATCTGATCAAGAAAACCTAGAAAAGCTGTTAGAAGCGATGAAAGGTGTGCCCGCTGAGCAGCGAAGCGCACGTTTCCACTGCGTATTGGTGCTAATGCGTCACGCGGATGATCCAACGCCGATCGTATGTCATGGTAAATGGGAAGGCCGCATCCTAGAAGAAGCCCAAGGCAGCAATGGTTTTGGTTACGACCCTATCTTCTATGTACCTGAGCACAACTGTGCATCAGCCGAACTCGAGCCTGCTACTAAAAAGCAATTATCGCACCGCGGTAAAGCACTCAAACAACTATTTACGGCGTTAAAAGAGCAAGGTCTAGCATGA
- a CDS encoding DUF4426 domain-containing protein, with the protein MKKWISGALAIITCLLLSTQTLAGQFKTIKNIEVHYSAFNSAFLTPDIARQYKIQRNGYNALLNISVLDNSQAGKPAIEANISGKSKNLLGQMRTLEFRKITEGKAIYYIAQLPISDEETLTFDLDIDAGLTGKGKVRFNQKFYVEQ; encoded by the coding sequence ATGAAAAAATGGATATCTGGCGCTCTCGCCATCATCACATGCCTATTACTCAGCACTCAGACTCTGGCAGGGCAATTTAAAACCATCAAGAATATTGAGGTGCACTACTCAGCCTTCAACTCGGCGTTTTTAACCCCTGACATCGCTCGTCAGTATAAGATCCAACGTAACGGCTACAACGCCTTACTAAATATCAGTGTGCTAGACAACAGCCAAGCTGGAAAGCCAGCAATTGAAGCTAACATCTCGGGCAAGAGCAAAAACCTTCTTGGTCAAATGCGTACTCTTGAGTTTCGTAAGATCACCGAAGGTAAAGCGATCTACTATATCGCTCAACTTCCTATCAGCGATGAAGAAACCCTAACCTTTGACCTAGATATTGATGCAGGGCTCACTGGTAAAGGCAAAGTTCGTTTTAATCAGAAATTTTATGTCGAGCAGTGA
- a CDS encoding PilT/PilU family type 4a pilus ATPase, with product MELNQILQQMVAKKASDIYITVGAPCLLRVHGELEAVGEVLNEHQVHTLLDSAMDDVRRGEFRRDKEANFAIVRDSGRYRVSAFFQRELPGAVIRRIETQIPTFDELKLPGVLQDLSVAKRGLVLVVGATGSGKSTTLAAMTGHRNSTRTGHILTVEDPIEFVHEHKKCIVTQREVGLDTESYEVALKNSLRQAPDVILIGEIRSRETMQYAMTFAETGHLCMATLHANNANQAIERILHLVPKEQKEQFLFDLSMNLKGVIAQQLIRDKSGQGRHGVFEILLNTPRVADLIRRGDLHELKTTMAKSSQSGMQTFDQSLYELISAGKITEQDGLHSADSANDLRMMLKSKQSGTSSSSGLLDGVQIDMD from the coding sequence ATGGAGCTGAATCAGATACTACAGCAGATGGTGGCCAAAAAAGCCTCGGATATTTATATCACGGTTGGCGCCCCTTGTTTGCTTAGGGTTCATGGCGAGCTGGAAGCTGTAGGTGAGGTGCTCAATGAACACCAAGTGCATACGCTGCTCGACAGTGCGATGGATGATGTTAGACGAGGTGAGTTTCGTCGTGACAAAGAAGCAAACTTTGCCATTGTGCGAGATAGCGGGCGCTATCGTGTCAGCGCATTCTTTCAAAGAGAGCTGCCTGGTGCGGTCATTCGTCGTATCGAAACTCAGATCCCTACGTTTGACGAGCTCAAGCTACCCGGTGTGCTGCAAGATTTGTCGGTGGCAAAGCGAGGGTTAGTGCTGGTGGTCGGTGCGACGGGCTCCGGTAAGTCAACAACACTCGCGGCCATGACAGGTCATCGAAATTCCACTCGAACCGGACACATTCTAACAGTGGAAGATCCGATTGAGTTCGTACACGAGCATAAAAAATGCATCGTGACTCAAAGGGAAGTTGGTTTAGATACCGAAAGTTATGAAGTGGCACTAAAGAACTCGTTGCGACAGGCTCCCGACGTAATTTTGATTGGGGAAATCCGCTCTCGTGAAACCATGCAGTACGCAATGACCTTTGCTGAAACGGGTCACCTGTGTATGGCAACATTGCATGCTAACAATGCCAACCAAGCCATCGAGCGTATTTTACATTTAGTGCCAAAAGAACAAAAAGAGCAGTTTCTTTTTGATCTTTCGATGAACTTGAAAGGAGTGATTGCCCAGCAATTGATCCGAGATAAGAGTGGTCAGGGACGTCATGGGGTGTTTGAGATATTGCTCAATACACCAAGGGTGGCCGATCTTATTCGTCGTGGTGATCTGCATGAGCTGAAAACTACTATGGCTAAATCGAGTCAATCTGGGATGCAGACGTTTGACCAATCGTTATACGAGTTGATAAGCGCAGGCAAGATCACTGAACAAGATGGCCTGCATAGCGCTGACTCGGCTAACGACCTGCGTATGATGCTGAAGTCGAAACAGTCGGGAACAAGCAGTAGTTCTGGATTGCTTGATGGGGTTCAGATTGATATGGATTGA
- the hemW gene encoding radical SAM family heme chaperone HemW, which yields MSQFAVGEIKPPALSLYVHIPWCVQKCPYCDFNSHAQKGEIPQQEYIDALLEDLQIDIDKYQLEDSPRPLHSIFIGGGTPSLITPDHIKRLIDGIQAKIPFEPEIEITMEANPGTIEAERFAEYRQAGVTRISIGVQSFEQQKLQSLGRIHGENEAVNAAKLAHTIGLNSFNLDLMHGLPDQSPEQALADLDKAIELAPPHLSWYQLTIEPNTLFYSKPPRLPDEDDLWDIFDQGHEKLTAAGYEQYEVSGYSKPGYQCQHNLNYWRFGDYLGIGCGAHGKLSFTDGRIVRTTKVKHPRGYLNLLKPYLDSEHEVAVEDRPFEFFMNRFRLLEACPKQDFIDTTGLGFSSIQSTLDWSFEQGYLSETETHWQITEKGKLFLNDLLEAFMAEESES from the coding sequence ATGAGCCAATTCGCGGTTGGAGAAATCAAGCCACCAGCACTGAGCTTATATGTGCACATTCCTTGGTGTGTACAGAAATGCCCATATTGTGACTTTAACTCCCACGCTCAAAAGGGTGAGATCCCGCAGCAGGAATATATCGATGCGTTGCTAGAAGATCTGCAAATTGATATCGATAAATACCAGCTCGAAGACAGCCCTCGCCCTCTCCACTCAATCTTTATCGGAGGCGGAACACCAAGCCTGATCACTCCTGATCATATCAAACGCTTAATCGACGGGATTCAAGCAAAGATCCCATTTGAGCCTGAAATAGAGATCACTATGGAAGCTAATCCAGGCACTATTGAAGCCGAGAGATTTGCTGAATATCGACAAGCAGGGGTGACTCGCATCTCGATTGGGGTGCAAAGTTTTGAGCAGCAAAAGTTGCAAAGCCTTGGCCGTATCCATGGCGAAAATGAAGCAGTAAATGCCGCAAAACTTGCCCACACCATTGGTCTAAATAGCTTCAACCTTGATTTGATGCACGGATTACCTGATCAGTCTCCTGAGCAAGCGCTAGCAGATCTAGACAAAGCCATTGAGTTAGCACCGCCGCATCTCTCTTGGTATCAACTCACTATTGAGCCAAATACTCTGTTCTATTCTAAACCGCCGAGACTGCCAGATGAGGATGACCTATGGGACATTTTCGACCAAGGACATGAGAAACTCACAGCCGCTGGCTACGAGCAGTACGAGGTTTCCGGCTACAGCAAACCGGGCTACCAGTGCCAGCACAACCTTAACTATTGGCGATTTGGAGACTACCTAGGTATAGGGTGTGGCGCACATGGCAAACTAAGTTTTACCGATGGCAGGATTGTGCGTACCACCAAAGTTAAACACCCGCGTGGCTATCTCAACCTACTCAAGCCTTATCTCGATAGCGAGCATGAAGTAGCTGTAGAAGATCGCCCGTTCGAATTCTTTATGAATCGTTTTAGACTACTCGAAGCCTGCCCCAAACAGGACTTTATCGACACCACTGGTCTTGGGTTTTCTTCAATTCAGTCCACCCTAGATTGGTCATTTGAGCAAGGTTACTTAAGTGAAACAGAGACACACTGGCAGATCACCGAGAAAGGCAAGCTATTTCTTAATGACTTGCTAGAGGCGTTTATGGCCGAAGAAAGCGAGTCCTGA
- the proC gene encoding pyrroline-5-carboxylate reductase: MQQKKITFIGAGNMARSIIAGLTASGYPASLITATDPNQDARQAITEQYGVATSADNYAAVEQANVVLLAVKPQIMEKVCHDLKAIDYGNKLIISIAAGITAQRLEQMLASELNLVRVMPNTPALIGKGMSGLFANARVSEQDKQFSEQLLNAVGKTCWVDQESGINNIIAAAGSAPAYFFLFMEAMQQEAIAQGFDKESARMLVEQSALGAAELVVANPNLELSTLREQVTSKGGTTAEALRTFNEHQLSDIVAKAMQAAVHRAQEMEKLI, encoded by the coding sequence ATGCAACAGAAAAAGATCACCTTCATCGGTGCGGGCAACATGGCTCGCTCGATCATCGCAGGCCTAACTGCGAGCGGATACCCAGCGAGCCTAATTACCGCTACCGATCCAAATCAAGATGCTCGTCAAGCAATTACCGAGCAATATGGCGTTGCTACCAGTGCCGACAACTACGCAGCAGTTGAGCAAGCAAATGTAGTCTTGTTAGCCGTTAAACCTCAAATTATGGAAAAGGTTTGCCATGATCTAAAAGCTATCGACTACGGTAACAAGCTGATCATTTCTATCGCTGCAGGTATTACCGCTCAGCGCCTAGAGCAAATGCTGGCTAGCGAGCTCAACCTAGTAAGAGTGATGCCAAATACTCCAGCACTGATCGGTAAAGGCATGAGTGGTCTATTTGCCAACGCTCGAGTATCTGAGCAAGACAAGCAGTTCTCAGAGCAGCTCCTCAATGCTGTGGGTAAAACTTGCTGGGTTGACCAAGAGTCAGGCATCAACAACATCATCGCTGCGGCAGGCAGTGCGCCGGCTTACTTCTTCTTGTTTATGGAAGCAATGCAACAAGAAGCCATCGCCCAAGGTTTTGACAAAGAATCTGCTCGCATGTTGGTTGAACAGTCGGCGCTTGGTGCTGCTGAGCTTGTCGTTGCCAATCCAAACCTAGAACTCAGTACGCTTCGAGAACAAGTCACCTCTAAAGGTGGCACAACAGCAGAAGCGTTGCGAACCTTTAACGAACATCAGCTGTCTGATATTGTGGCAAAAGCCATGCAAGCTGCGGTACACCGCGCTCAAGAGATGGAAAAACTGATTTAA